Proteins encoded by one window of Bradyrhizobium sp. B097:
- a CDS encoding VWA domain-containing protein, protein MSCCGASPDFDDINEVSRLVSTRLATFLRTLRDGGFAVGLAEGQDAAALIAAGYAARPGLLRSAFKHLFSARKSDWEKFDGIFDAFWLGKRVRSSSVVTGVAKAANNPSLKRLPNQPAEPRAGAETAMDEVPSVDGTENELSGEGRAEGASRTENLAEVDFRNMADSEQVAQAHLAAAQLARAMRTRLTRRDLARRRGARLDLRRTIHGNISHGGVPISLVKRQRKPKPLRLVVLLDASGSMSMYTGVFLRFIHGVLDEFREAEAFLFHTRLAHVSDAMKERDAGRALDRLSIMAQGTGGGTRIGESLQTFNRWHAARVIHSRTCVMIVSDGYETGEAALLGREMAALGRRCRRIVWLNPMMGWQGYAPEARGIKAALPYIDLYAPANTLASLTALEPYLARL, encoded by the coding sequence ATGAGCTGCTGCGGCGCATCTCCCGATTTCGACGATATCAACGAGGTGTCCCGTCTCGTCTCGACTAGGCTTGCGACGTTCTTGCGGACCTTGCGCGACGGCGGCTTCGCCGTCGGTCTCGCCGAGGGTCAGGATGCCGCCGCGCTGATAGCCGCCGGCTATGCGGCGCGGCCGGGCCTGCTCCGCTCGGCCTTCAAGCATCTCTTTTCGGCACGCAAATCCGATTGGGAGAAGTTTGACGGCATCTTTGATGCGTTCTGGCTCGGCAAGCGGGTGCGGTCGAGCTCGGTCGTCACGGGTGTTGCGAAGGCGGCGAACAATCCTTCGCTGAAGCGCCTGCCGAACCAGCCGGCTGAGCCTCGCGCGGGCGCTGAGACGGCGATGGATGAGGTGCCGTCGGTAGATGGGACCGAGAATGAGCTTTCGGGCGAGGGACGCGCGGAAGGCGCCTCGCGCACGGAAAATCTCGCCGAGGTCGATTTCCGCAACATGGCCGATTCCGAGCAGGTCGCGCAAGCCCACCTCGCGGCTGCGCAACTGGCGCGCGCGATGCGGACGCGGCTGACGCGGCGCGATCTGGCGCGGCGGCGTGGCGCCCGGCTCGATCTGCGCCGCACCATTCACGGCAATATTAGTCATGGCGGCGTGCCGATCAGCCTCGTAAAGCGGCAGCGCAAGCCGAAGCCGCTGCGATTGGTGGTTCTGCTCGATGCCTCCGGTTCAATGAGCATGTACACGGGTGTCTTTCTGCGCTTCATCCACGGTGTACTCGATGAGTTCCGCGAAGCCGAGGCATTCCTGTTCCATACGCGCCTTGCCCACGTCTCCGACGCGATGAAGGAAAGGGATGCCGGCCGCGCGCTTGACCGCCTCTCGATCATGGCGCAGGGCACAGGCGGCGGCACCCGGATCGGCGAGAGCCTGCAAACCTTCAATCGCTGGCATGCGGCGCGCGTGATCCATTCGCGCACCTGCGTGATGATCGTGTCCGATGGCTACGAGACCGGCGAGGCCGCGCTGCTCGGCCGCGAGATGGCTGCGCTCGGCCGCCGCTGCCGCCGCATCGTCTGGCTCAATCCGATGATGGGATGGCAGGGCTACGCGCCCGAGGCGCGCGGCATCAAGGCGGCGCTGCCGTATATTGATCTGTACGCGCCGGCCAACACGCTTGCGAGCCTGACCGCGCTCGAACCTTATCTTGCGAGGCTTTGA
- a CDS encoding XdhC/CoxI family protein translates to MGVHVEVMDLVAQMKAAEQAFVLATVVRTVSVTAAKAGAKAIIRPDGTIAAGWIGGGCAKGAVLKAARDALADGEPRMVSVQPENLLSELGVRPGESKDGVRFASNMCPSKGTMDIFVEPVLPHPSLVILGASPVALSLAAQARQLGYHVTLAAPAADIVAAPDAHVIVDGFAPRFLTDARRFVVVSTQGKGDQLALKHALTIDAAYYAFVGSRRKMAALRDKLIAAGLEAAAIDRVKAPAGLDLGAITPEEIAMSILAEITVERRRGRRAANPVARS, encoded by the coding sequence ATGGGCGTGCATGTCGAGGTGATGGACCTGGTCGCGCAGATGAAGGCGGCCGAGCAGGCCTTCGTGCTGGCGACGGTGGTGCGCACGGTATCGGTGACGGCGGCCAAGGCCGGTGCGAAGGCGATCATCCGGCCTGATGGTACCATTGCCGCGGGCTGGATCGGCGGCGGCTGCGCCAAGGGCGCGGTGCTGAAGGCCGCGCGCGACGCGCTGGCCGACGGCGAGCCGCGGATGGTCTCGGTGCAGCCGGAAAACCTGCTCTCCGAGCTTGGGGTCAGGCCCGGCGAGAGCAAGGACGGAGTGCGGTTCGCCAGCAACATGTGCCCAAGCAAGGGCACGATGGATATTTTCGTGGAGCCCGTCTTGCCGCACCCGTCGCTGGTCATCCTTGGTGCGAGCCCGGTCGCGCTGTCGCTGGCCGCGCAGGCGCGCCAGCTCGGCTACCACGTGACCCTCGCCGCACCGGCGGCAGACATCGTTGCTGCGCCCGATGCTCACGTCATCGTCGACGGCTTCGCGCCGCGTTTTCTCACTGACGCCCGCCGCTTCGTCGTGGTGTCGACGCAGGGCAAGGGCGACCAGCTTGCGCTCAAGCATGCGTTGACGATCGATGCGGCCTATTACGCCTTTGTCGGCAGCCGTCGCAAGATGGCTGCGCTGCGCGACAAGCTGATCGCCGCAGGCCTTGAGGCTGCCGCGATCGATCGCGTCAAGGCGCCGGCAGGCCTCGATCTCGGCGCCATCACCCCGGAAGAGATTGCGATGTCGATCCTCGCCGAAATCACCGTCGAGCGCCGCCGCGGCCGGCGCGCCGCCAACCCCGTTGCAAGGAGCTGA
- a CDS encoding carbon monoxide dehydrogenase subunit G, with translation MQMNDSQRIPASQEKVWGALNDPDILKQCIPGCQSLDMSSPTEMTATVVFKVGPVKATFSGKVTLSDLDPPNSYRISGEGSGGVAGFAKGGAAVRLEPESPEVTVLHYEVDAQIGGKLAQLGARLIDSTARKLAGEFFASFATVVGGPAEPAEQAGTAATGWLKRLTGAT, from the coding sequence ATGCAGATGAATGACAGCCAGCGTATTCCGGCATCACAAGAGAAGGTCTGGGGCGCGCTCAATGATCCCGATATCCTGAAGCAGTGCATTCCCGGGTGTCAGTCGCTCGACATGTCCTCCCCCACTGAAATGACCGCGACTGTCGTGTTCAAAGTTGGGCCGGTGAAGGCGACCTTCAGCGGCAAGGTCACGCTGTCCGATCTCGATCCTCCCAACAGCTACCGGATTTCAGGCGAAGGCTCCGGCGGGGTCGCCGGCTTCGCCAAGGGCGGAGCCGCGGTACGGCTCGAGCCGGAGAGCCCCGAAGTCACGGTGCTCCATTATGAGGTCGACGCCCAGATCGGCGGCAAGCTCGCCCAGCTCGGCGCACGGCTGATTGATTCTACCGCCAGGAAGCTCGCGGGAGAATTCTTTGCATCATTTGCAACCGTGGTCGGAGGGCCCGCAGAACCGGCCGAGCAAGCCGGTACGGCCGCGACGGGTTGGCTAAAGAGACTGACTGGCGCGACCTGA